The Amblyomma americanum isolate KBUSLIRL-KWMA chromosome 5, ASM5285725v1, whole genome shotgun sequence genome window below encodes:
- the LOC144134383 gene encoding uncharacterized protein LOC144134383: MLVGCLGVSHFRTLNAINHNLDLCVCPSARKCTVILFFFCRSESSSIVAIIFCLTVIGLLGVIGFFVIGALGPDEVLDDDTSGVGEGGGGGGGGGGGGGGGGGGGGGGSPSSPPQPAPLPPPIVIPAPDRKQGTGATPPQPPGPQPITLRPGPPVTMFPQPPPHPPPGPIAPPPPPPPPPPPGPIAPPPPPPPPPPPGPIAPPPPPPPPPPPPPPPPPPPPPPPPPPPPPPPPPPPPPPPTPPPPTTRRTTRTTTTRRTTTRTTTRTTTRRTTTRTTTTPTTRRTTTRTTTRTTTRTTTTPPPRKELVCSVNRAATVPLLYPPEGLCHYLYYADLFVHKEEIVAAEIEESFEAFKTQFMTNYRRTEGGLAFDIRYTSEGDLNSKVEQQLGDLTRINIKHYGILNVLARVDKMQALMDKSRGLLRAFKRIQGADKNRKTIIAIGLIDYNETNAWERYKNWIKVAVNEYEADTVIVISSYLGTDDVTKCRIFPADSLNIADGSAPSIMKHSELVTSSFQYQKVDAVVGLTLFMGAREYTTTLPDDQKNNTMVLLYSGCSAESSTNIDATCEGNRFNQIRGVETNVNIGFHGFGLSFFWDTKRTLLAKVNYVKGIARHRFAWLYLDVNLADPDGVCGNPQWQNVQELKTAFAIGNTP; this comes from the exons ATGTTAGTGGGCTGTCTTGGTGTG AGTCACTTTAGGACGCTAAacgccataaaccataacctaGATCTGTGTGTCTGTCCATCCGCCCGTAAATGCActgtcattcttttttttttttgcagaagcgAAAGTAGCAGCATTGTGGCCATCATCTTCTGCCTGACAGTCATCGGGCTCTTGGGAGTGATCGGCTTCTTTGTGATCGGTGCCCTCGGAC CAGACGAAGTACTCGACGATGACACGTCCGGCGTTGGCGAAGGCGGTggaggcggtggcggcggtggaggtggcggtggcggcggtggaggtggcggtggcggtggcagTCCGTCGTCACCACCTCAGCCCGCCCCTCTTCCCCCGCCGATTGTGATCCCAGCTCCCGACAGAAAGCAGGGGACAGGAGCGACACCACCCCAACCGCCCGGACCACAGCCCATTACCTTGCGACCGGGACCGCCCGTAACCATGTTTCCGCAGCCGCCTCCACATCCACCACCGGGTCCAATAGCGCCACCAcccccgccgccgccaccaccaccaccgggcccaatagcgccaccaccaccgccgccgccgccaccaccaccgggcccaatagcgccaccaccaccgccgcctccaccgccaccgccgccaccgccaccgccTCCGCCTCCACCGCCTCCACCGCCGCCCCCGCCGCCCCCGCCGCCACCGCCCCCTCCGCCCCCACCGCCTACACCACCACCGCCAACGACGCGGAGGACAACTAGGACAACTACTACAAGGAGGACAACTACAAGGACGACAACCAGGACTACGACAAGGAGGACAACTACAAGGACGACAACCACGCCTACGACAAGGAGGACAACTACAAGGACGACAACCAGGACTACGACAAGGACAACCACGACCCCTCCGC CCCGCAAGGAGCTGGTGTGCTCGGTGAACCGCGCAGCCACCGTACCTTTGCTTTACCCACCCGAAGGACTGTGCCACTACCTGTACTACGCCGACCTGTTCGTCCACAAGGAAGAGATTGTGGCCGCCGAGATCGAGGAGAGCTTCGAGGCCTTCAAGACACAGTTTATGACGAATTACAGAAGAACCGAAGGAGGCCTCGCTTTCGACATTAG ATACACCTCCGAAGGCGACTTGAATTCTAAAGTTGAACAACAACTTGGCGATCTGACCAGGATAAACATCAAGCACTACGGCATATTGAACGTCTTGGCTCGTGTGGACAAGATGCAAGCACTCATGGACAAGTCCAGGGGCCTGCTCAGG gcTTTCAAAAGAATTCAAGGCGCTGACAAAAATAGGAAGACGATCATAGCCATCGGCTTGATCGACTACAACGAAACCAACGCGTGGGAAAGGTACAAGAACTGGATAAAGGTGGCTGTTAA CGAGTACGAAGCGGACACCGTCATCGTCATAAGCTCGTACCTAGGCACAGACGACGTCACGAAATGCAGGATCTTCCCTGCCGACTCGCTCAACATCGCTGACGGATCGGCGCCGTCCATT ATGAAGCACTCGGAGCTGGTGACGTCATCGTTCCAGTATCAAAAGGTGGACGCTGTGGTCGGCCTCACGCTTTTCATGGGGGCGCGGGAGTACACGACTACCCTGCCGGACGATCAAAAGAACAACACCATGGTCCTCCTGTACTCCGGCTGCTCTGCAGAGTCGTCCACGAATATTGACGCC ACCTGCGAAGGGAACAGATTCAATCAAATCCGGGGCGTGGAAACGAATGTCAACATCGGGTTCCACGGGTTCGGGCTGTCCTTCTTCTGGGACACGAAGAGGACGCTACTGGCAAAG